TTTGGGAGCATAGTCGCTTAGGGACAACTGCCGCCCAGCGGGCTGGGGTGGCGGATACTTCTTGGAGTTGGCATAATTTTGCCGTTTATCCCACACTTTGTTAATGCACAATCGAGGATAATTACTTCTGTCCCCGGTTTCACACCCGCCGCCAGGCTTTCTTTATCCGCAACTGTGGCATCGATGAAAACAATCTCTTTATTTGCGGCACTGGAAGTAACTTCGGTCATAGAATTGCTGTATTGATTGAGGTTGGCGTTCTGGTCGAGGTCTTGCACGGTTAGGATTCCTTATAGTTAGTAAAAGCCATCAGAATTCCGGCGCGAATCGCAACACATCGCGCTGCCAAGTAACTTGGCTTTCGTATTGACAAAAATTAATAATTTTAGTGAATCACGCGCCACCAGTTGGTTAGGAATCTGACACAGATGGCGTTGTTTGGATGGCAAGGTAAGCGAGGGCGGTTATTAAGGTATTATTTTTTACCCGCTTACAACGGTAATTACGCTCAGGCAGCGGTGTCTGCAATCGCGTAGAACTGTGAAGTCGGTAGTTTTTCAGCCAGCCTCCCTCTAAAGTTTGTTTTCCTCTTACTAAGTTAATCTATCTTTAGAGGGATGACTTAAGCCAAATGGCGTAGTAAAAGAAAACTTAATCAAAGTTTTACAGTAGCTTTAAAGTTAATAGCTCGCTACTATCTACATCGCCGCAGAGATCGCCCCTCAATTCCAACGCCGATATAGGTGACAATCAAGGATTTTTTGGGATTCCAGCTTCTGCGATCGCAGATTATTGACAATAGGGCTAAGAACGCGAAGATTCATTCTGGAAATCTTCTGCTAATCACTCTTAGCTGACAATAGTTATGAGATAAGATACTTGCGATCGCTCGTGACAAGGGTAACAATGCCCACTCTACTTGAATCGCTGTCATCAGTTTTTTATCCTTGTGTAGACTAGGATCGAGATAGTTGCGATCGCACTCTCAGATTCCATAAGGTAAACAGACCATGACACAAACACTGGCACTAACTCCGGAAAACGTCGAACAAGTTTTAGATGAACTGCGCCCCTACTTAATTTCTGACGGCGGTAACGTGGAACTGGTAGACATCGACGGGCCAGTTGTTAAACTGCGGCTTCAGGGAGCTTGCGGCTCTTGCCCCAGCTCTACCATGACCCTGAGAATGGGTATTGAACGCCGCTTGCGCGAATTTATCCCAGAAATTGCCGAAGTTGAGCAAATCATGTAAAAGGTGATAGGTAATAGGTAATAGGTAATTGGCAAAAAAACTCCCATTACCTATTACTCATTACCCATTACCTATATCTATGCCTCATCCCCTATACATCGCTTTCATCTGGCATCAGCATCAGCCGTTATACAAAAGTCGCACAGTTCAACAGTATCGTTTGCCTTGGGTGCGTCTGCATGGGACGAAAGATTATCTGGATTTAGTGCTGCTCTTGGAACGTTATCCCAAGCTGCATCAAACTGTGAATCTCGTTCCCTCATTGATTTTGCAGATAGAAGATTATGTTGCAGGGACTGCAATAGATCCTTACTTGGCAGCATCTTTGACACCAGAGGAAGAACTGAGCGAAGAACAAAAAAGATTTATTATTGAACATTTTTTTGATGCCAATCACCACACTCTGATTGATCCTCATCCCCGCTACGGAGAGCTTTACCATCAGCGTCAGGAAAAGGGGCAAAATTGGTGTTGGGAAAATTGGAATTTGTCAGATTACAGCGATTTGCTGGCTTGGCATAATTTGGCGTGGATTGATCCCCTATTTTGGGATGATCCAGACATTGAAGGTTGGTTGAAGCAGGGGAGAAATTTTAGTTTAGGCGATCGCCAGCGCATTTACTCCAAACAGCGCGAAATCTTGAGCCGCATCATCCCTCAACACAAAAAGATGCAGGAATCTGGGCAACTGGAAGTAACAACCACGCCCTACACTCACCCGATTTTACCCTTACTGAGCGATACCAACTCCGGACGGGTGGCGGTGCCTAATATGACCTTGCCCCAGCAGCGGTTTCAGTGGGCGGAAGATATTCCCAGGCATTTACAAAAATCCTGGGATATGTATATAGACAGATTTGGACAGGAACCTCGCGGTTTATGGCCTTCAGAACAGTCGGTCAGTCCGGATATTTTGCCCTACATTGCCAAGCAGGGGTTTAATTGGATATGTTCCGATGAAGCGGTACTCGGTTGGTCGCTGAAACAATTTTTCCATCGCGACGGTGCGGGGAACGTGTATGAACCGGAGTTACTGTATCAACCTTATCGCCTGCAAACTGAGTCCGGCGATTTGTCGATCGTGTTTCGGGATCACAGATTATCAGATTTGATCGGCTTCACCTACGGGGCGATGGAACCGCGCCGCGCTGCTGCGGACTTGGTGGGACATTTGGAAGCGATCGCCCGAAGTCTCAAACACCGTCAGCCTGGAGGCGGTACAGCCCTGGAACAGCCAAGGCTCGTCACCATTGCCCTTGACGGCGAAAATTGCTGGGAACACTACTACCTAGACGGCAAACCCTTCCTAGAAGCTCTTTATCAAACCCTCTCCCAGCACGAAGAACTGAAACTGGTAACAGTTTCCGAATACCTAGACCAGTTCCCCGCGACAGAAACCATCCCCGTCCAACAGCTGCACAGTGGCTCTTGGGTAGATGGTAGCTTCACCACCTGGATAGGCGACCCAGCCAAAAATCGCGCCTGGGATTTGCTAGAGGCGGCACGAGAAGTCTTAGCTAAGCATCCAGAAGCAACCGAGGAAAACAATCCCGAAGTTTGGGAAGCACTATATGCCGCAGAAGGTTCCGACTGGTTCTGGTGGTTTGGCGAAGGTCATTCCTCCAACCAAGATGCCATGTTCGACCAGTTGTTCCGCGAACATTTGTGTGCAATCTACCAAGCTTTGAATGAGCCAGTACCGCCTAACGTGCGCCAACCTGTGGAAGTCCACGAAGCGCAAGGCGACCATCGACCACAAGGGTTTATTCATCCGATTATCAATGGACTCGCTGACGAACAAGACTGGGATCGCGCAGGTCGCATCGAAGTCGGCGGATCGCGGGGTACGATGCACAAGAGTAGCGCGGTTCAGCGTCTCTGGTATGGGGTAGATCACCTCAACTTCTATTTACGGTTGGATTTCCAAGCAGGTCTTCAACCGGGTAAAGGTTTTCCCCCGAAGTTACATTTGCTGTGGTACTACCACAACCGGACAATGCACAACAGTCCGATTCCTCTAGCGAATATGCCGGATGAAGCGCCTTTAAACTATCTGTTCCACCATCATTTAGGAATTAACTTGCTGACTCAATCAATTGAGTTTCAGGAAGCTGGGGAAAATCATCAGTGGCATCCTCGTTTTAGCCGCGCTCAAGTGGCTTTTGATAAGTGCTTAGAGGTGGCAGTTCCTTGGGCAGATTTGCAAATAGAACCAGATTATCCGCTGCGGCTGATAATGGTTCTGGCTGATGGGGAACAGTTCTCTAGTTATTTGCCGGAAAATGCTTTGATTCCAATTGAGGCTCCGTAAGGAAAAAGGTAAAAACGCCTGACGATTAAAGTCGCCGCTAAACAAACTAAGCCTGCTCTAGGCTTAGTTTGTTTAACTCCAGGTAGAACCTAAGGAAGTGTTACAAATATTTTTTTTGAAAGCTAAATAGTTAAGCCAACTTCATACCTGTTAATCAATAAGTCCGGGCAATAGTTACTTTGTACAAACAGAATTTATTGATATTTATAATCTTACATTAAATCGTGTATTAGAACGCCAATTGTTATCAACAACAGCATTCAAACACTTTATGTGATTACATTTGAAGCTTACAGAGAACCAGAATACTTCGTCTGAGTTAAAGGCATACTGGTTTTCTGTAAGGCAATTAGCGATCGCGTCCCTTTAAACTCAATCTGATTAGACAATCGACACGCTACATTTAAACGCTACTCTTTTTTAGCCCTGTCCAGGAGTATTGGTCGGCTGTCCCGTGCTTATCTCTAATAAATCTGGTTTAACAATAAAACCAAAGTACACTGCGATCGCTGCGGTGACTGCATGAAGCCAGACATCGTTGCCAAAGATTGGGATTAAGCCCAATATTGACTGGGTAGCAGGAATAAGCCCCATTACAGTTAGCAGCCCATAAAATATTCCGAGGGCTCCACTATAGAGGCGAGAACTGTCTAACGAGATGGATGCAAGAATTCCCAGAAGTCCCACGACGAGGTGAACAATATTGTGTAAGACATTGATGGGGAATATTCCCAGTAAGTAACCGTATCCAGTTGTGAACCCAAGGTTAGCCATATCAGGTGTAACTGTAGGCTCTTTCACAAACGCTGGAATAAATCCCATTACACCACAAAGAAAAAAGAAAATGCCGATAATCAAGGCGAATTTTTGCCCTGCTTTCATAATTAAACTCCCTACATATTTGATTTCACTTTAGACTGTATTCCTTAATCATTTGAGTTTCCTAAGGGAGAAGTATTGAATATGCCTAGAGAAAGGTTTTGTGTTAAAGACGATCGTAACTTAGACTACAACTGAAGCCAATTTAGACTACCAATTTGAATTAAACACACGAATTTAACTCCCTTTCCGATTCCGGAAAGGGAAAAGCCCCTATAGAAGAGTACGAGAGGGGCCAGAATTTATCGCCCCCAATTTCGTGCAATACAAATATTCGTAGGGACACGGCAATGCCGTGTCCCTACAGTGTCATCTACGCAACTGCTATATTTGCAAAAACCGTATGCTGGCAAGGTATTTAGCGCATTTAACCTAAAATATTATGTTGATTCTGAAGCCGTTTCCGGGGAATAAAGCGATTCCAGCTTTTTTAACCTCTATTCTGGGATAGGCACACTACGACAATTATTCTATTTCTAACTTTGATACCGCATGACCGTCCAAGAAATTCCAGTCAGCTTGCTGTCAATTTTGAAAATGTTAAAACTTGCCTGAAGCGGCGATGATAACTCATGCCAAGGAACTATTATGAAGCCGAGTTGGGAATAAAATTGCACCAATTTAGGTTTACATACTAAATAAAGGGGTTGAACAGCTTCCTGAACAAGACGCTTCACTAAACAAGAACCTAATTGCTGACTGCGCCAGACTGGTGTAACAAACAGGTAATAAAGCATTGAGTGTGTAGTGGAGGAGTGTAATTCCCCACAGGCTACTAAGGTTCCATTGCATTCAATTACCCAGAAACGCGACCAATTTACTAATGCGTAGGTAAAAATCGATAGCAAAAACAAAATAATCCCCAAGGTTAATACAACTAGGGAAATAAAAAGGAAAATGATTGTTGCTT
The window above is part of the Funiculus sociatus GB2-C1 genome. Proteins encoded here:
- a CDS encoding NifU family protein; translated protein: MTQTLALTPENVEQVLDELRPYLISDGGNVELVDIDGPVVKLRLQGACGSCPSSTMTLRMGIERRLREFIPEIAEVEQIM
- a CDS encoding glycoside hydrolase codes for the protein MPHPLYIAFIWHQHQPLYKSRTVQQYRLPWVRLHGTKDYLDLVLLLERYPKLHQTVNLVPSLILQIEDYVAGTAIDPYLAASLTPEEELSEEQKRFIIEHFFDANHHTLIDPHPRYGELYHQRQEKGQNWCWENWNLSDYSDLLAWHNLAWIDPLFWDDPDIEGWLKQGRNFSLGDRQRIYSKQREILSRIIPQHKKMQESGQLEVTTTPYTHPILPLLSDTNSGRVAVPNMTLPQQRFQWAEDIPRHLQKSWDMYIDRFGQEPRGLWPSEQSVSPDILPYIAKQGFNWICSDEAVLGWSLKQFFHRDGAGNVYEPELLYQPYRLQTESGDLSIVFRDHRLSDLIGFTYGAMEPRRAAADLVGHLEAIARSLKHRQPGGGTALEQPRLVTIALDGENCWEHYYLDGKPFLEALYQTLSQHEELKLVTVSEYLDQFPATETIPVQQLHSGSWVDGSFTTWIGDPAKNRAWDLLEAAREVLAKHPEATEENNPEVWEALYAAEGSDWFWWFGEGHSSNQDAMFDQLFREHLCAIYQALNEPVPPNVRQPVEVHEAQGDHRPQGFIHPIINGLADEQDWDRAGRIEVGGSRGTMHKSSAVQRLWYGVDHLNFYLRLDFQAGLQPGKGFPPKLHLLWYYHNRTMHNSPIPLANMPDEAPLNYLFHHHLGINLLTQSIEFQEAGENHQWHPRFSRAQVAFDKCLEVAVPWADLQIEPDYPLRLIMVLADGEQFSSYLPENALIPIEAP
- a CDS encoding DUF4383 domain-containing protein; this translates as MKAGQKFALIIGIFFFLCGVMGFIPAFVKEPTVTPDMANLGFTTGYGYLLGIFPINVLHNIVHLVVGLLGILASISLDSSRLYSGALGIFYGLLTVMGLIPATQSILGLIPIFGNDVWLHAVTAAIAVYFGFIVKPDLLEISTGQPTNTPGQG
- a CDS encoding GNAT family N-acetyltransferase, coding for MTEQPPSLPPGCIIRPAREREKWLIQKLLLQFTTSEALAFDLRIIILNFLILLLLGFFFIINIKLWILLKYFILIKFILEATIIFLFISLVVLTLGIILFLLSIFTYALVNWSRFWVIECNGTLVACGELHSSTTHSMLYYLFVTPVWRSQQLGSCLVKRLVQEAVQPLYLVCKPKLVQFYSQLGFIIVPWHELSSPLQASFNIFKIDSKLTGISWTVMRYQS